One Thiocapsa sp. genomic window carries:
- the pstA gene encoding phosphate ABC transporter permease PstA, with protein MSDIDLTSRPQDMQRLSLERRPFELRALTSGLLTGLTWGIAILGSIPLFSVIIMLVAEGGSRLDIEALTALPPAGFEMGGGFGNAIIGTLVMVAIAAAISVPIGLLAAIYLAILDPHSVVAGTSRFVAKTLTGFPSILAGVFTYAVLVINFGYSAVAGGVALAVLMLPTVVLAAEESMKQVPQKMTDAAYGMGCTRSQVIWKVVLPTGLPGILTGVMLAVAGAAGESAPLLFTALFSNYFMSELMEPTASLSILIYNFSAMPFDNQIELAWAASLVLVLMVLVFNILARLIGQSKV; from the coding sequence ATGAGCGACATCGACCTGACATCGCGGCCACAAGACATGCAACGCCTGAGCCTGGAGCGTCGGCCGTTCGAGCTGCGTGCGCTGACGAGTGGACTCCTGACGGGCCTGACCTGGGGCATCGCGATCCTCGGCAGCATCCCGCTCTTCTCGGTCATCATCATGTTGGTCGCCGAGGGCGGTTCCCGGCTGGACATCGAGGCCCTCACCGCCCTGCCGCCCGCCGGGTTCGAAATGGGCGGCGGCTTCGGCAACGCCATCATCGGTACACTGGTGATGGTCGCCATCGCGGCCGCCATCAGCGTCCCGATCGGTCTGCTCGCGGCCATCTACCTCGCCATCCTGGACCCCCACAGTGTCGTGGCCGGGACCTCGCGCTTCGTCGCCAAGACCCTGACCGGTTTTCCCTCGATCCTGGCGGGTGTCTTCACCTACGCGGTCCTGGTCATCAACTTCGGTTATTCGGCAGTGGCGGGCGGTGTCGCCCTCGCGGTCCTCATGCTGCCGACCGTGGTGCTGGCCGCCGAGGAGTCCATGAAGCAGGTGCCACAAAAGATGACGGACGCCGCCTACGGCATGGGGTGTACCCGCAGCCAGGTGATCTGGAAGGTCGTGCTGCCGACCGGGCTTCCCGGCATCCTGACCGGCGTCATGCTGGCGGTGGCCGGTGCGGCCGGCGAATCCGCGCCGCTGCTCTTCACCGCCCTCTTCAGCAACTACTTTATGTCCGAGCTGATGGAGCCGACCGCGTCGCTGTCGATCCTCATCTACAACTTCTCGGCCATGCCCTTCGATAACCAGATCGAGCTCGCTTGGGCCGCGTCGTTGGTGTTGGTTCTCATGGTCCTTGTCTTCAATATCCTGGCGCGCCTCATCGGGCAGTCCAAGGTGTAA
- the pstC gene encoding phosphate ABC transporter permease subunit PstC, which yields MAVNPFQHADSASSISGPPSGGDYLADSIFRIIALSCASLIVVLILYILWEIGGLALPAMAQHGLSFVSGTTWNVGTQEFGVLPEIWGTLYSSFLALILGGTFGVGIAIFLTQDFIHARLAAVFRTIVELLAAIPSVVYGLWGIYVVIPMLRPVAEWLHRDLGFIPIFGTELSGPGMAPAALVLAIMILPTVAAITVDAFRRIPYKVKEAAYGMGTTRWEAILKVMLPTASSGILAALVLGFGRALGETMALAMLIGNSNQINLSLFAPANTLASLLASSFPEAGRIEVQALMYAAVVLLLITLIVNIIGLGIQQYTVRKFEGKA from the coding sequence ATGGCCGTGAATCCATTCCAGCATGCCGACTCGGCAAGCAGTATCTCCGGACCACCCTCCGGAGGCGACTATCTTGCCGATTCCATTTTTCGCATCATCGCGCTCTCCTGCGCCTCCCTGATCGTTGTCCTGATCCTCTATATCCTGTGGGAGATCGGCGGGCTGGCCTTGCCGGCCATGGCGCAGCACGGTCTGAGCTTCGTCTCGGGCACGACCTGGAATGTCGGCACACAGGAGTTCGGCGTCCTGCCGGAGATTTGGGGAACCCTCTACAGCTCCTTCCTGGCCTTGATTCTCGGCGGCACCTTCGGTGTGGGCATCGCCATCTTTCTCACCCAGGACTTCATCCACGCCCGTCTCGCTGCGGTCTTCCGGACCATCGTCGAGCTGCTGGCGGCAATCCCCTCGGTGGTCTACGGCCTCTGGGGCATCTATGTGGTCATCCCGATGCTGCGCCCGGTGGCCGAATGGCTGCATCGCGACCTCGGCTTCATCCCGATCTTCGGCACCGAGCTGAGCGGTCCGGGCATGGCCCCGGCGGCCTTGGTGCTCGCCATCATGATCCTGCCGACGGTCGCGGCCATCACGGTCGATGCCTTCCGGCGTATCCCCTACAAGGTCAAGGAGGCCGCTTACGGGATGGGTACGACACGCTGGGAGGCCATTCTCAAGGTGATGCTGCCGACTGCCTCCTCCGGCATCCTCGCGGCCTTGGTTCTGGGATTCGGACGGGCACTGGGCGAGACCATGGCCCTGGCGATGCTGATCGGCAACAGCAATCAGATCAATCTGTCGCTGTTCGCGCCGGCCAACACGCTGGCCTCGCTCTTGGCCTCGAGCTTCCCGGAAGCCGGCCGGATCGAGGTGCAGGCACTCATGTATGCCGCCGTGGTGCTCCTCTTGATCACACTCATCGTCAACATCATCGGGCTGGGCATTCAGCAATACACGGTCCGCAAGTTCGAGGGCAAGGCATGA